The segment CGCAGAGAGGGTCTTGAAAGAGGCCTACAGAGAGGGATAAAGCAAGGCAAACAGGAAGGCAGACAGGAAGGCAGACAGCAAGGCAAACAGGAAGGCAGACAGGAAGGGGTCATTCAGGCGGTTATCAAGATGCTTGAGAAAAACACAGATCCCCAAACTATCTCTAACCTGCTTGACCTGCCCCTGGAGAAGGTCAAAGACATCTCGGACAACCGGGAAGTATACGCCGCCGAACTGGAGAGCTAAGATAGGGCCTGCCGAAACCTGGGCAGGCTCTCTCTTAGCTGCCCTCAAGGATCTCCCCTGATCGGCTGAGCCGGTGTCGGCTCTCAGGTCTATTACCAGTAAAGAGGCTTTCCCTGCTACAATTCCCATAAAACAGGAGGTGGAATGGCGTTATGATCGTATATGCTGTGTGGAACAACAAAGGTGGAGTTGTAAAAAGCTACCTGACATTCCAGCTAGCCTCGGAATATGCTAAAAACCACCGGTCTAAAAAGGTGCTCGTGATAGACCTGTGCCCTCAGTCTAACTCTTCTCTGACTTTCCTCGGGGGCATCGTCAACCAAGGAGACGAAAATCTATCCGATATACAGAAAGCTGCGCCGAGAAAAACCATCGCAGGATATATCCAGCATCGAATCAAAAGCCCCTATATATCGCCTAAAACAGGAAGTGAATTTCCGATACAGGTCTGTAACTACAACGACTACATACCGGAAAACCTGTTTCTCGTCCCAGGAGACGAGCAGCTAGAGGCACTGACTTCAAGGGTTTTTGGAGCGTCCACCATAGGACCTGAGGACGCGTGGAGGATCGTTCACCTATGGATAAAAAACCTCATCGATGACATAGCCGACTCCTGGAACACCGATGACATATGTGTCTTTATCGACTGTAATCCCAGCTTTTCCATATATACCGAGCTGGCTCTAACCGCTGCGGACAGACTTCTAATACCCTTCTCCGTAGACGGAGCCTCCAAACGCTCCATAAAAACTCTACTATCTTTGGTCTATGGCCAAAGACGGCATGAGCAGGACGTACAGACCGAATTTTATCTTAACTTATTGAAGTATAGGATGGAATTGCCCAAAATATACATGTATATAGGTAACAGGCTAACTCAGATGAACAAAACATCCGCATCAGCGTTCAAAACGGTCGTCAACGAAATAGGAGAGGAACTTTGGGAAACCTGGCAGGGGAATCCTAATATTTTTTTCATTCATCCTGCGGGAACCCCTATACCAAGCAATAAAAAATCTTTCCAGAAAATGTTCCAGTTCGAGATCAACGATGCAAACTCCGCCTCGGTGGTCTCCGGTGCCTGTGGAATACCGATATCGGTTCTGCCAAGTGGTCCTAGAACCATACTGGGAAACAAAATCATGGTGAACATCAGCCAGTTGGAAAAGCAAATTCCCAACATCAAAGACCTGACCGATCAGCTCTAGCGATAACCTCGCCCCAGACCATCTCCAACCTGATCGCCCACACCAAATCGGTCGATTTGCCCCTTGACCAAAGCGGTTATGAGTAGTATTTTGACTCATGTAAAACCTAAAATATATGCGATGCCTTAAGGAGGCTTTCTCTTGCCTAAAGTCCTATCCCTCGTAGGGGCCA is part of the Dethiosulfovibrio salsuginis genome and harbors:
- a CDS encoding ParA family protein, with protein sequence MIVYAVWNNKGGVVKSYLTFQLASEYAKNHRSKKVLVIDLCPQSNSSLTFLGGIVNQGDENLSDIQKAAPRKTIAGYIQHRIKSPYISPKTGSEFPIQVCNYNDYIPENLFLVPGDEQLEALTSRVFGASTIGPEDAWRIVHLWIKNLIDDIADSWNTDDICVFIDCNPSFSIYTELALTAADRLLIPFSVDGASKRSIKTLLSLVYGQRRHEQDVQTEFYLNLLKYRMELPKIYMYIGNRLTQMNKTSASAFKTVVNEIGEELWETWQGNPNIFFIHPAGTPIPSNKKSFQKMFQFEINDANSASVVSGACGIPISVLPSGPRTILGNKIMVNISQLEKQIPNIKDLTDQL